The DNA window CGACCCTCCACTGTAACACAATTACTGGCAATTACACTGATTACACACTAATGCAGTTACCCAATCACAAGTAGCGCTACACCGTAGGACAAAAAGTGTAGATTGGTATACACTGGCAACCCAGTAAGGCCTGGGGAAGGAAATGGGGCTGTTAAATGGGAATTCATTTAGTGCCTCAACTGATCGGAAATCGGCTGCATGTTATTGAAGGCCTTTCAATTTGATGCCCATGAAACAAATGACAGAATGAAAGATTTGAGATTATTTTCATTCCTCTAATCCGCTTTGTTCTTCTGTCTATCTCAGAGACAAGGCCAAGTTCAGTTTGTTTGACCCTCCCGCCTTCACTGTCATCAGGGAAAACCTCTGTCTGTTCACACACTCATTCCTTGTCTTTCCTTGTAAAAGtcagtctctccccctccctcctggtCCCCTGTTTCAGTAAATGATGCAGTCTTTCTTTGCCTTTTTTCTTTTCTGGGATTTGACATCAAATAAAACAGCCCTATCCATctgtctatttccctctctctctttctgtaagtACTGCAATCTTCCCAATCTCAGGTTGAATTATCCCATGCTCCACTTTTCTTATTGCCCTTCCTGTTCACCTTCACTTCTTAAAGGTCTTTGAAAAAGCCTCATAATTCAGTACAATTTACTTCACCCTGTAAAGTCGTTGAACCATGCCTTTTTGGATTCTTCACCCATAAACTCATCGCACCCCATCCTGTTCCATTTCATCAGAGGTCATTGATAGACTTCAAGAGAACATCTTGAGATGTTCTATAGGCATCTCCAAAGAACCCCCCTCATCTTGACAGGAGGGTCCCTGACAATAGCCCTCTTGGAATAAGCCCCAAATCATTCCACATCCTGCTCTTTCTCCCCTACATCTCTTCTCCctcattctttctctcctcctctgccccatcctcttcttcctcagaaGAAGTCCTTGGAGGCAGCCTCGACAAAGTTGGGAGCGGACATGAGGATGGCAATGGTGCAGATGATGTTGAACATACTGAAGGCCACCAGGCAGAGCCGGTCGATGACAGCTGCCGCAAACTTCCACTGGTCGGCCACGCtctctgtctcatcctgttcACGGAAGCGGTCCGCCATGTAACGCACCTCCTCCAGAATAGCCTGGAGCTGGGGATCACCCATACCCCCTGCCGAGTACTGTCCTCCAACCCCTATTCCAAAGCCCCCGCCACTGGAAATGGTGCTAGGACAGCCCACAGTGTCCTCGTTCGGGGtggggggtggtggaggggggctGCCTGCTACTCGAGGAGGCCCGGCCGAGATGCTGTAACTCTGGATGTGGTCTGGGAGCAGTGGGGGGTCGTCCAGGTTCTGGAAGCCGATGTAGAGCAGGTTTCCGTTGTTGTTGGCACTGGACTGGACGTGAAGGTGGGGTTGACCCGTGTGCAGGGGGCCAGCCTGGAGAGGGGCCAGGTTCTGGGGGTGCAGTGGGTTGAGCGTGGGGTCTGGAGGGTTAGGGATGCTACCGCTCTGGGAGCTTGAAGAGCAGCGCCGTAGGTGGGGGGCGCAGGGTGGTCGCTCTGGGTCATCACTCTCCCCTGGGCGCTTCATACGTAGGAACCATGCTACCCACTGCAGTAGGACCACATTAACCTGAAAGGAAGAAAAGGGAGAATCAATCAGAGAAGGATGTTATAATATAGATATATAGCAAGGAAGGAAAACGCATCTAGTGAGGAATACACCTACACGTACAAAGGGTAGTGCACTTGGGAATACACTTGGGGGAAAACCTTTCAGCCAGTTAAAGCTTGACACAGTGGGTGGTGTGTGCGGATGCTGGTATATTCAACTTGACCTTTAGTATTCAACGCTACTTTCATGAGCACAAGAATGAGAAAATTGCCTAAGGCAGGAATTTTACAATGACCTTTTGGGGGACATAAAGGTTTATTTAAATTCTAACCACAGAATTAAAGTTAGACACCGGCATCTGTCTCCTCCTTACATATCTTTTATCCCTTTTTATATCTAGACCAAAACCAGTTTTACATACCGTCTTTTCTTTTTATATCTGAAAGGGCTATGGGGTAAAAAACGTGGTACATTAAAACCCGCCTCGAGAACTAGCCATTGCTGCGGTATTTTCTTAAATTCTGCCTATGGCTCTGTGAAAAccctaggggggggggggggtccgacCCATTACTAAATGGGTGTACCTAATTGAATTAGAGGGTTATGCCGCAGGAATTTATACACTGAGTAGGTGAAGTTATGGAGATTGTACTCCTAttagagagacggcgagagagacaGTTCCTCAGTTTAGGGTTATTTAATGTTGATTGGAGATTAACAATGTTTGCAATTCTGTGCTATTTCACTCAGCTGTGATTATCCAATTAACTGTCCATTTATCCGCCAACcatgatgtcctagccgtgtctgaatcatggcttaggaaggccaccaaaaatcctgaaatttccatccctaactataacatcttccgacaagatagaactgccaaagggggcggagttgcaatctactgcagagttctgtcatactatccaggtctgtgcccaaacaattcaagtctctcaccgttgccgcttgttatagacccccttcagcccccagctgtgccctggataccatatgtgaattgattgccccccatctatcttcagagttcgtgctgttaggtgacctaaactgggatatgcttaacaccccagccgtcctacaatctaagcttgatgccctcaatctcacacaaattattaaggaacctaccaggtacaacccagaatccgtaaccatgggcaccctctgtCATcctatcatcctgaccaactttccctctaaatacacctctgctgtcttcaaccaggatctcagcgatcactgcctcattgcctgcatgcaTGATGGctccgtggtcaaacgaccacccctcatcactgtcaaacgcaccCCTCATCACTCATCACTTTtcaatgctagtaaaactaaatgcatgctcttcaaccgattgttgcccacaccctcccgcccgactagcatcactactctggacggttctgacttagaatatgtggacaactacaaatacctaggtgtctggttagactgtaaactctccttccagactcagtgccatccgttttgtcaccaaagccccatatactacccaccactacgacctgtatgctctcgttggctggccctcactacatattcgtcgccaaacccactggctccaggtcatctataagtctttgctaggtaaagccccgccctGCCAAAATGATTAATCATATCACTTTAGTAAATCATTTTTAAAGGGTTAATGACCTTAGATTTGAGCATATTTTGCCTCGATTTAAGAAAATTCTCAATTACCTACTTTGTCATTGGTATTACCGTCACTACTCCTACTTGTGGTGCAATGTTATCATAATGGTACAAAGGATTTAAAGTAATTAAGCTACCATATTAGTTGATTTAGAAGTGGAAGATAGacccaaatacattttaaattaacTAAAAATTCCATGCCCAAATGCCACTACAATTCAATAACGACCCACAAGTGTTTGGCCAGTTGCAACAACGGGGAAATGGCTATACTAAAGGAGTATGGCAAACCAAGAGTTATCTTGTTAGCATTAGCCATAATGAGGTAAAAACTGTTTCAATGTGGTATACCAGGAGACCAGCCATGGAAGGCTTGGTGGGTGAGCGCATGGCGCTAAGACTGCCGTGTTTTCCTATGGGAAATGCTCATAGTTAGTAATGACTggcggcaggtaggctagcggttaagagcattgggccagtaaccgaaaggtcgctggtttgaatcccgagcctcctaagtgaaaaatctgtttgtgcccttgagtaaggaacttaaccctaattgctccgtaagtcgttctggataagagcgtctgcttaatgactaaaatgtcaaatgtaactgTCTTTGGACAGCATGAGGTCTGGCCTTACCCATTTGGGCATCTGGCCTCCGTTTGGGTCGTGGTGATGATACTGCAGCACCACCGTTGTAGCTATGACTGACATCCCAACAATGATCATAGTACTGGCAAAGTACTGTCCTGAAAGGGGGGCAGGAAAGAGAGAAAACAattagagtagagagaggaagcCATTTGTAATAACAATAATGCTAACAGTGGTTTTCTTGCTGATCATGACATTTTTCTTGGGCTTTAATGGGCTGGATTTGTGTTTTAGTAGCCAAAGGGGGGCAACTCATCTGTCTGGCTGCAGTGAGCTCACCGTGCAGTGAGCTCACCGTACATCATTTCCAGCATTGAATCTTTACGATTTATTTAGTCAATTACAATTAAGGACAAACAGATGGTTAGATCACCAGTGCCTAACCAACATTTGGGACACttatttcaaacacacacactacactctaacacacatacagtgagctccaaaagtattatGACAGCTACATGTTGTTTTGGCTAtatactccagcactttggatttacttctacattaatgtggatgctaccatgattacggataatcctgaatgaatcgggAATAATGatgtgagaaagttacagacgcacaaatatcatacccccataaaatgctaacctcccatgTTATTGTAAGGGtcagaggttagcatgtcttggggataAGATATTTATGCCTGTAACATTCTCACTCATCATGATTAATTCacgattatctgtaatcatggtagcattcacattaatgtagaagtatttagaaacatattctattgttattgacaataaaagtgactccaaaatgacacaatacattatttagaaTGAATTTCTAttaggcaca is part of the Salmo trutta chromosome 34, fSalTru1.1, whole genome shotgun sequence genome and encodes:
- the LOC115173282 gene encoding neuronal acetylcholine receptor subunit alpha-7 isoform X4, whose translation is MERPVGNDSHSLTVFFSVSLMQIMDVDEKNQVLTTNIWLRMSWFDHYLQWNQTEYPGVKNLRFTTDQVWTPDILLYNSADDDFDSTFKTNVLVNSSGFAEYLPPGIFMSTCNVDVRWFPFDIQKCEMKFGSWTYDGWLMDLQMNEADISGYMSNGEWDLVGVPGTRSEVFYDCCKEPYPDVTFVVTIRRRTLYYALNLLIPCVLLSSMTLLIFLLPADSGEKISLGITVLLSLTVFMLLVAEIMPATSDSIPLIGQYFASTMIIVGMSVIATTVVLQYHHHDPNGGQMPKWVNVVLLQWVAWFLRMKRPGESDDPERPPCAPHLRRCSSSSQSGSIPNPPDPTLNPLHPQNLAPLQAGPLHTGQPHLHVQSSANNNGNLLYIGFQNLDDPPLLPDHIQSYSISAGPPRVAGSPPPPPPTPNEDTVGCPSTISSGGGFGIGVGGQYSAGGMGDPQLQAILEEVRYMADRFREQDETESVADQWKFAAAVIDRLCLVAFSMFNIICTIAILMSAPNFVEAASKDFF